Proteins from one Homalodisca vitripennis isolate AUS2020 chromosome 3, UT_GWSS_2.1, whole genome shotgun sequence genomic window:
- the LOC124356904 gene encoding WW domain-binding protein 4-like isoform X2, whose product MADYWKSQAKKFCDFCKCWIADNKPSIGFHESGKRHKENVAKRISEIRKNSVKSYQEEVQVDQEMKKMEEEALKAYMKDLQENPDYTSKKILEETERRKQELKESVKQTKGSEESQEAKGEESQTVSAASTSKVWYEAKSDEGYTYYWNTNTAESKWEPPEEGFVSIKEQELQKEETKLKEEIKRKKKEEKAKRKQEEIRAFKERENFKKKRKNENKDDEKEIEADVQVGPAPKPDPYGGWTIIEPKIDEPLDLELPQQEFVAVRIPELTEPEVKFKEKTFSSLKHDESEFGAVKRKPEGGFKKRKLNRGNMRQKLDTD is encoded by the exons GGCGGATTACTGGAAATCCCAAGCAAAGAAATTCTGTGACTTCTGCAAATGTTGGATTGCTGACAACAAACCA AGTATTGGGTTCCATGAGTCAGGGAAGAGGCACAAAGAGAATGTTGCGAAGAGGATATCAGAAATTCGTAAAAACAGTGTTAAGAGCTATCAAGAAGAAGTCCAGGTGGACCAAGAGATGAAAAAAATGGAAGAg gAAGCTTTAAAGGCGTATATGAAAGACTTACAGGAAAATCCAGATTACACTTCTAAAAAAATACTTGAAGAGACTGAGAGGCGGAAACAGGAGCTAAAGGAGTCAGTGAAACAAACAAAAGGATCAGAAGAATCACAAGAAGCAAAAGGAGAAGAATCTCAAACAGTGAGTGCTGCTTCGACAAGTAAAGTTTGGTATGAAGCAAAGTCGGATGAAGGATATACATACTATTGGAATACCAACACAGCAG AATCAAAATGGGAACCTCCTGAAGAAGGTTTTGTTTCTATTAAAGAACAGGAACTACAGAAAgaagaaacaaaattgaaagaagaaataaagagaaaaaagaaAGAGGAGAAGGCTAAAAGAAAGCAAGAAGAAATTAGAGCTTTTAAagaaagggaaaattttaaaaagaaaagaaaaaatgaaaataaggATGATGAAAAAGAGATTGAAGCTGACGTTCAAGTAGGGCCAGCACCGAAACCAGATCCATATGGAGGTTGGACCATCATAGAACCAAA GATCGATGAACCCCTTGATTTAGAGTTGCCTCAACAAGAATTTGTGGCTGTCAGAATACCTGAGTTGACAGAGCCTGAAGTGAAATTCaaggaaaaaacattttcaagtttGAAACATGATGAGAGTGAGTTCGGTGCAGTCAAGAGGAAACCTGAAGGAGGCTTCAAGAAACGCAAACTGAACCGAGGAAATATGCGTCAGAAATTAGACactgattaa